In Oceanobacillus sp. FSL K6-2867, one DNA window encodes the following:
- a CDS encoding b(o/a)3-type cytochrome-c oxidase subunit 1: protein MALQNIVLPNGNSRQLLAIPKQEAKLYMSFMYVAFISLFIGGLMGLLQVLVRSGNFTLPFGIGYYQILTVHGVILALVLTTFFIIGFQFALMSKTVGMSVRQRKVSWLSFWIMTAGTIITAITILLGKASVLYTFYAPLKAHPAFYIGLALVIVGTWVAAFVNWRQLYLWKKKNPDEKSPLLAFMVTINMIMWFIASLGVASAVLVQFIPWSLGYAETINVLVSRTLFWYFGHPLVYFWLLPAYMAWYAIIPQIIGGKLFSDSLARLSFVLFLFFSIPVGFHHQLTEPGIDPTWKFIQVVLTFMVIIPSLMTAFSLFAVFEITGRRKGFSGLFGWFKHLPWKDVRFFAPFVGMLAFIPGGAGGIINASHQMNSVVHNTIWVTGHFHLTVATTVILTFFGITYWLIPHLTGRKLTKSVNNLGIIQTIVWGGGMIIMSGSMHIQGLLGGPRRSAFSDYGGTEQAASWGAYQMAQAIGGTILFVGIILMVYIFIKLTFFSPKGEEEFPVAEEEEHAEPTPKWMENWKLWIAITIALILFAYTIPFIDIIQNSPPGSVPFDWPIGNS from the coding sequence ATGGCGCTTCAAAATATAGTATTGCCTAATGGAAATTCAAGACAGCTTCTTGCAATACCAAAACAAGAAGCAAAACTTTATATGTCTTTTATGTATGTAGCTTTTATATCTTTATTTATTGGTGGATTAATGGGCTTATTACAAGTATTAGTAAGGTCAGGAAATTTCACACTTCCATTTGGCATTGGTTACTATCAAATTCTGACTGTACATGGTGTTATCCTTGCACTTGTACTAACAACATTTTTTATTATCGGATTTCAGTTTGCTTTAATGAGTAAAACGGTTGGTATGTCTGTTAGACAACGTAAAGTATCATGGCTTTCCTTCTGGATTATGACCGCTGGTACTATAATTACAGCTATAACGATATTGTTAGGTAAAGCGAGTGTGCTTTATACCTTTTATGCACCATTAAAGGCTCATCCTGCTTTTTATATCGGTTTAGCTTTAGTCATTGTTGGTACTTGGGTCGCTGCGTTTGTAAATTGGCGACAACTCTATTTATGGAAGAAAAAAAATCCAGATGAAAAATCACCATTATTAGCATTTATGGTAACCATTAATATGATTATGTGGTTTATCGCTTCACTAGGTGTTGCATCTGCGGTACTGGTTCAATTTATACCTTGGTCTCTTGGTTATGCGGAAACGATTAATGTTCTTGTTAGTCGAACACTGTTCTGGTATTTCGGTCACCCGTTAGTTTACTTTTGGCTATTGCCTGCTTATATGGCATGGTACGCGATAATCCCTCAAATTATTGGAGGTAAGCTTTTTAGTGATTCATTAGCAAGATTATCGTTTGTATTGTTTCTATTCTTTTCCATTCCTGTTGGGTTTCATCATCAGCTAACAGAACCAGGAATTGATCCAACCTGGAAATTTATTCAAGTAGTTTTAACCTTTATGGTTATTATTCCTAGTTTAATGACGGCATTCTCATTATTTGCTGTATTTGAAATCACGGGGAGACGTAAAGGTTTTAGTGGATTATTCGGCTGGTTTAAACATTTACCATGGAAGGATGTTCGGTTTTTTGCTCCATTTGTAGGTATGCTGGCATTTATTCCAGGAGGTGCAGGTGGAATTATAAACGCATCCCACCAAATGAACTCAGTTGTTCATAACACTATTTGGGTAACAGGACATTTTCATCTTACTGTAGCAACAACTGTCATTCTAACATTTTTCGGAATTACGTATTGGCTTATCCCCCATTTAACAGGCAGAAAGCTTACAAAATCTGTTAACAATTTAGGTATTATTCAAACAATAGTTTGGGGGGGCGGGATGATAATAATGTCAGGTTCAATGCATATTCAAGGTCTGTTAGGTGGTCCTAGACGCTCTGCATTTTCCGATTATGGCGGTACAGAACAGGCAGCGTCATGGGGTGCATATCAAATGGCACAAGCAATCGGAGGCACCATTCTTTTTGTCGGGATTATTCTCATGGTATATATCTTTATCAAGCTAACCTTTTTTTCACCTAAGGGTGAAGAAGAATTCCCGGTTGCTGAGGAGGAAGAACATGCCGAGCCGACACCGAAATGGATGGAAAACTGGAAGCTTTGGATCGCGATTACGATTGCTTTAATTTTATTCGCTTACACTATTCCATTTATAGATATTATCCAAAATTCACCGCCTGGATCAGTGCCGTTCGATTGGCCGATTGGCAATTCTTAA
- a CDS encoding class I SAM-dependent RNA methyltransferase, whose product MQKVTLIATAAMGLESVVAHEVKQLGYEVTVENGKVIFEAPLSAIPRCNLWLRSADRIKLIVGQFKATTFDELFEATKALPWEYYIAEDGQFPVSGKSVKSTLFSVSDCQAIVKKAIAERLKLKYGLAAKMPETGALYKTEVALLKDIATLTIDTSGTGLHKRGYRVGQGEAPLKETLAAALIMLTNWKPEYPIIDPFCGSGTIAIEAALIGQNIAPGFNREFASEDWTLVRRKLWDDAFEEAEDKANYDQELMITGSDIDHKMIQIANDNAIEAGLGDLITWKQMQVSDLTLRQENGYIVSNPPYGQRIGDQDHVGEMYRDLGNVMKNHPSWSVYIITAFEAFEKYYGVQATKKRKLFNGFIQTNYYQYFGEK is encoded by the coding sequence ATGCAAAAAGTAACATTAATTGCTACCGCGGCAATGGGTTTAGAATCAGTAGTTGCACATGAAGTAAAACAATTAGGATATGAAGTAACAGTTGAAAACGGCAAAGTTATATTTGAAGCACCACTTTCAGCTATACCGCGCTGTAATTTATGGCTTCGCAGTGCAGATCGGATTAAATTAATTGTTGGTCAATTCAAGGCAACAACATTTGATGAACTCTTTGAAGCAACAAAGGCATTGCCATGGGAATATTATATCGCGGAGGACGGACAATTTCCGGTCTCTGGCAAATCTGTTAAATCAACCTTATTCAGTGTATCTGACTGTCAAGCAATTGTAAAAAAAGCCATTGCTGAAAGATTAAAACTGAAATACGGTCTGGCTGCCAAGATGCCTGAAACAGGAGCACTTTATAAAACAGAAGTGGCGTTATTAAAGGATATTGCAACACTGACAATTGATACATCAGGTACGGGGCTTCATAAACGGGGATATCGTGTCGGACAAGGTGAAGCGCCATTAAAAGAAACTTTAGCCGCTGCACTGATTATGCTGACAAATTGGAAACCGGAATACCCTATAATCGACCCATTCTGTGGTTCGGGAACAATTGCAATTGAGGCAGCATTAATTGGACAAAATATTGCACCTGGATTTAATAGGGAATTTGCTTCAGAGGATTGGACACTTGTCAGGAGAAAGCTGTGGGATGATGCCTTTGAAGAAGCAGAAGATAAAGCAAACTATGATCAGGAGCTAATGATTACGGGATCTGATATCGATCATAAAATGATTCAAATTGCGAACGATAATGCAATTGAAGCAGGGCTAGGTGATTTGATTACTTGGAAGCAGATGCAAGTGAGTGATTTAACATTACGCCAGGAAAATGGATATATTGTTAGCAATCCACCATATGGTCAGCGTATTGGGGATCAAGATCATGTAGGAGAGATGTATCGAGATTTAGGGAATGTAATGAAAAATCATCCGTCTTGGAGTGTATATATCATTACTGCTTTTGAAGCTTTTGAAAAATATTACGGTGTACAGGCAACAAAAAAAAGAAAGTTATTCAACGGTTTTATACAAACGAATTACTACCAATATTTTGGTGAAAAATAA